CATTTTTATTTTGTACTCAACCTTTTCTGGAGGTTGAGTAGTTGGGGTCGTAGCTGCTGTTTCCGTAGGTTTTTCGGTTTGTGTACATCCGCTAAAGGCGATTGAGATCGCCAAGAACAATAGCGCTAATACTTTCCACAACCTAGCTTTTTTCATGATTTGTTGTTGGAAACAAAAATATTTAAACATTTTCTTTGTTTTCTCCTTTTCTCACGTACATCCTGAGTTTCTCTATTTTTTCACAAAACTCCTCCATCACCTCCTTTTTGAAAACGCCAATATCAGTGGGCTGAATTTCATCCAGAGAGACGTTGTCCCTCCTTCTGAAGTTCTCCTTCAGATGTTTCAGCAAATCCGCAGGCTTTATACGCTGATGAGTCGGGCAGCCAGTAACCACCTCAACCACACTGAAGCCGTGATGCTGCATGGCCTCAAAAATGGCCTTTTCTATCCATCTTGGCTGATAGGCCGTGAACCTCGCAACGTAACTTGCTCCCGCTGCAATCGCAAGCTTTGCAATGTCGAAGGGTCTTTCAACGTTCCCGTAGGGAGAGGTTTTAGTTTTTGCACCTTCCGGAGTTGTCGGGGCAAGCTGCCCACCAGTCATTCCGTAGAGGGAGTTGTTTATGACAACTGCAGTGAGGTCTATGTTCCTCCTGCAGGCGTGGATGAAGTGGTTACCTCCAATCGCCACCGCATCACCATCTCCCATAAAAACCACCACGTTTAGCTCTGGTTTGGCGAGCTTGATCCCTGTAGCAAAGGCCAGAGCCCTGCCGTGAGTGGTGTGGACCGTCTCAAAATCAAGGTACTGCGTTATTCTCCCACTGCAGCCAATTCCGCTCACAACCACTGTCTTATCCCTCTCAAAACCCCTCTTCACGGCCCTGATGAATGAGGCGAGGACTATGCCGTTGGGGCAGCCTGCACACCATATCGTCGGCAGCATCTCAGTTCTCAGGTAA
The nucleotide sequence above comes from Archaeoglobus fulgidus DSM 4304. Encoded proteins:
- a CDS encoding 2-oxoacid:ferredoxin oxidoreductase subunit beta, whose translation is MKAEYADYLRTEMLPTIWCAGCPNGIVLASFIRAVKRGFERDKTVVVSGIGCSGRITQYLDFETVHTTHGRALAFATGIKLAKPELNVVVFMGDGDAVAIGGNHFIHACRRNIDLTAVVINNSLYGMTGGQLAPTTPEGAKTKTSPYGNVERPFDIAKLAIAAGASYVARFTAYQPRWIEKAIFEAMQHHGFSVVEVVTGCPTHQRIKPADLLKHLKENFRRRDNVSLDEIQPTDIGVFKKEVMEEFCEKIEKLRMYVRKGENKENV